One window from the genome of Cryptomeria japonica chromosome 6, Sugi_1.0, whole genome shotgun sequence encodes:
- the LOC131051022 gene encoding uncharacterized protein LOC131051022, which translates to MCPHSKRKELWGFRGSPPTVKEAFNVLDKDGDRRIAFNDLEDFFHIHKQTYISREEIQSMITVVDKDHNGSVEFEEFEGLMMALMMTEETNEENNALEEAFRVMDRDGDGIVSVRDFKSFMGEAMHSVNDEDIVEMIEATDACAQSGICYKDFLALMMAMMNGSQ; encoded by the coding sequence ATGTGCCCTCACAGTAAGAGAAAGGAGCTATGGGGATTCAGGGGATCTCCTCCTACTGTTAAAGAAGCCTTCAATGTCTTAGACAAAGATGGAGATAGAAGAATTGCTTTCAATGATCTGGAAGATTTCTTCCATATCCACAAGCAAACTTATATTAGCAGAGAGGAGATTCAGTCCATGATCACTGTAGTAGACAAAGATCATAATGGGTCTGTGGAGTTTGAAGAGTTTGAGGGTCTTATGATGGCATTGATGATGACAGAAGAAACAAATGAAGAAAACAATGCATTGGAGGAAGCATTCAGAGTGATGGATAGGGATGGAGATGGAATTGTGAGTGTGAGGGATTTTAAGAGCTTTATGGGCGAGGCAATGCACAGTGTGAATGATGAGGATATTGTGGAGATGATAGAGGCAACCGATGCTTGTGCTCAGTCAGGCATCTGCTACAAAGATTTTTTGGCTCTCATGATGGCGATGATGAATGGATCCCAGTGA